The genomic segment CGAAGCTGTTGGCGGCGCCGCCGACCGCGGAGGCCGCGGCGAAACCGACCAGGCCGACGAGGAAGGTCTCCCGGCGGCCGATGAGGTCAGAGAGCTTTCCGCCGATCAGCAGCAGCGTGCCGTAGCACAGGGCGTACGAAGTGACGATCCACTGCTTGTCCGCGTCCGAGAAGTCGAGGGCCTCCTGCGCCGACGGCAGAGCCAGGTTCATCACCGTCATGTCGAGGGTGAGCATGAGGTAGGCGACACAGATGACGGCGAGAACCATCCACCGCCGTGAGTCCCTTGCCGCAGGCACGGCACTGGTTGTGGACATGGTCTGTTCTCCTCGTTGTTTTTGGGTCGGACTCAAGGCCTCGCCCCTTTGACAGGTCCCGGCGGAGGAATGTGACGGGCTGCCGTCACCGATTTGCCGACGGGGCCTTCGGGGCTAGGTCCTGTCGGCGGTCCCGTGGCCCATGAGCTGGGACAACACCTGTGTCAGCACGGCCGCCGGATGGTCGGCCGCGCCCATGGAGCGCCACGCCACATGGTTGTCGGGGCGCACCAGGACGGCGCCGTCTTCGGTGATCTCCCGCACCTCGGCCCAGCCGGCGCCGGTGTAGTCGGCGCCGGCGCCGATGCGGGCGACGGTGAGGGGGATCGAGAACTTCTCGGCGACCTGCTCGGCCGCCTCGCCCCAGCCGGCGCCGGTGGGGCCGGTGAGGAGGGCGAAGCCGCCCGTGGCGCCGACCAGGTCGTGGGTGGACAGCCGCCGGCCGTCGCGCTCCAGCCAGGCGTGCGGCAGCCGGTGCCCGGGCCGGGTGGTGGGGTGGTACTCGGTGCCCATGGGCGAGCCGGTCGGCGGCCGGGTGCCGTCGGGGACGAGGGCGCCTTCCTCGTAGACGTAGCCGATCTCCAGGTCGTGGGCCTGGCACTCGGCGCGGTGGGTGGCGAAGAGCTCCGCCGCCCTGGCCCGCCTGACCTCGCCGACCTCGGACTGCTCGAAGTAGCCGGCGAACGCGGAGGAGCGGCGCTCGGGCGGCACGTGCGGGCCGAGGCCGAGGGCGGCCTCCGTCATGACGCGGTGGTGGAACCAGGCGGCCAGGCCCCAGTCGACGTTGCGCTTGCCGACCGGGCGCCGCTCGCTCTCGTAGGTGTCGAGGAGTCCGTCGTCGGCTCGGCCGGCGAGGACGGCGGCCAGCTTCCAGGCGAGGTTGTGGACGTCCTGGATGCCGCCGTTGAGGCCGAGGCCGGTGGTGGGCGGCTGGCGGTGGGCGGCGTCGCCGACGATGAGGACACGGCCGGAGCGGTAGCGGTCGGCGAGCACGCCCTCCACCGTCCACTGCGACACCTTGTGCACGGTCAGTTCGAGGTCGGGCAGGCCCAGCACCTCGCGGATGCGGGCGGCGACCGCCTCGGGGTCGGCGCGGTCGGCGTCGCCCAGGAGGAAGGAGGTCAGGCCCCATTCCTCGCACTGCCGGCCCCAGTTGGGCCCCATCTCCAGCAGGGTGAA from the Streptomyces sp. NBC_00663 genome contains:
- a CDS encoding FAD-dependent monooxygenase, translating into MEATEVPVLIVGGGGCGLSASIFLSDHGVRHLLVERHADTSILPKAHYINQRTMEIFRQHGLYDDVVERASTTDRFGRVRWQTTLTGDGPLDRRIIHEMDAFGGGALTEVYAADGPVLPFKLPQLRLEPILRRQAEERNPGRVLFSHELVSFTEQDDHAVAEIRDLATGETTRVVARYVIAADGGRTLGPQLGVQMQGTVKMADVSTAYFSADLSQWWHDGTLMTWFINPERADRNFTLLEMGPNWGRQCEEWGLTSFLLGDADRADPEAVAARIREVLGLPDLELTVHKVSQWTVEGVLADRYRSGRVLIVGDAAHRQPPTTGLGLNGGIQDVHNLAWKLAAVLAGRADDGLLDTYESERRPVGKRNVDWGLAAWFHHRVMTEAALGLGPHVPPERRSSAFAGYFEQSEVGEVRRARAAELFATHRAECQAHDLEIGYVYEEGALVPDGTRPPTGSPMGTEYHPTTRPGHRLPHAWLERDGRRLSTHDLVGATGGFALLTGPTGAGWGEAAEQVAEKFSIPLTVARIGAGADYTGAGWAEVREITEDGAVLVRPDNHVAWRSMGAADHPAAVLTQVLSQLMGHGTADRT